ATTAAATTTTATGCGTACAAGTTTTTGACTTTATTTCACAGTAGTGTCAAGGCTTTTTTAGTCAATTTGATCATTTTCAGTTTTGTGGCTATATCTTGTTCGTGAAAGCCTTAAGATTGAATGAATGTTAATTCGTAGTTGGTGTAATTGTTTGATAATAGAGCTGAAAAGACGGATAGATAAGTTCTACGAGGGTGATGCAGATGCGGTGCCATCAATTTTCGAGGCCATTCTGAAGAGGAAGCTCTCAGGGAAGCATGAAGACAGTGATGATGAGTTGGTGAAAGAACTTCAGGAAAGACTTCCTATAACTGAAGCTGACGACGAAGAAACAGATTCTGATACGGATTCCAGTGAGACTGATGAAGAAGAGTTTGATATTGATTCGTATGGGAGTCATCAAGAAGTCAATGA
This DNA window, taken from Tripterygium wilfordii isolate XIE 37 chromosome 20, ASM1340144v1, whole genome shotgun sequence, encodes the following:
- the LOC119987261 gene encoding nuclear polyadenylated RNA-binding protein 3 isoform X1, with translation MLRTFSLQARNLLHSVPKKKAIPSPSLVRLAGSNRSRLRLFSSKSNSPSNDVDDVDSQELKRRIDKFYEGDADAVPSIFEAILKRKLSGKHEDSDDELVKELQERLPITEADDEETDSDTDSSETDEEEFDIDSYGSHQEVNDSDTTKQRRGREE